Genomic segment of Sinorhizobium meliloti:
CCCCGTCGGCTTGCCGTCGGCGCCCAGGAAAGGTCCTGCGATCTTCAGGATGCCCCGGGCATTGAGGTCGTTGAGATAGGCGACATGGTCAGGCCGCGTGTCGACCCTGAGTTGCAGCGCGCCGGGCTTGTCGGTGCAGAGCAGTGCGAAGAGCATGGATCCTCCTGAAGACATCATTCGTGGGTGATCGGTCTGGACATCAGTTGTTCGAGAGCCGAGCGGACATCCAGCTTTCCGTCGACGATGGCTGCGACGGCCTCGGTGACCGGCATCTCGATGCCGAGTCCGCCCGCCACGCGGGCGGCGACGGATGCGGCAAAAGCGCCCTCCACCAACTCGCTGCCGGCGGCAGCCCGGCCGTCTTTACCGAGGGCTATGCCGAAGCGCAGGTTGCGCGACTGGTGGCTCGTCGCGGTCAGCACGAGGTCACCCAATCCCGAAAGGCCGCGCACAGTGTCCGCCTCGCCGCCCCTCGCGACGATGAAGCGCGACATTTCCGCAAGTCCGCGCGAGATCAGCGCAGCGCGGGCCGAGTCGCCGAGGCCGGCGCCTTCGACGATGCCGCAGGCGATCGCCAGCACGTTCTTGAGCGCCCCGCCAAGCTGAACGCCGGTGCGGTCCGCCGAGGGATAAAGCCGGAACGTCCGCCCGGAAAGCGCCTCCGCAAGCTCCGTCGCGATCGCGGTATCGGGGGCGGCGATCACCATGGCGGTCGGCAGGCCGCGAGCGATATCGGCGGCAAAGCCCGGGCCGGAAAGCACCCCGACGCGGCGGCCCGGCAACTCCTCTTCGAGAACGTCGGTGAGGAGTCGGCCGGTCGATTGCTCCATGCCCTTGGCGCAGGTGACGACGATCGCCCTGGCGCCGATCGCGGCACCGTAGCTCCGCGCCGCGTCCCGATGCGCTTGCGAAGGCATCGCAAAAAGCACGACGTCGGCGTCTTCGAGCGCGGCCGTCTGTGAAGAATAGACAAGGCGCGGGGGAAGCGGAATTCCCGGGAGAACGGCGTCATTCCGCCCGGTACGGCGACACTGCGCGGCCGCCTCCTCCCGCCGGGCAAGCAGAGTGACATTCGCCTTGTCCTTCGCTGCCGCGACGGCCGAAAGCGCCGTTCCGAAGGCGCCCGCCCCGACGACCACGATTTTTTGCGCGCTCTTCGATTTGCCGCTCATCTTCCGTCCATCATGCCTTGGCGCCGCGTCTGCCGGAGCCGATCAATGCCTTGGCTTCGGAATCGAGCGGCCAGCGCGAACGCGGAGCCGCATCGAGCCCGTCCGCCGGCAG
This window contains:
- a CDS encoding YciI-like protein; this translates as MLFALLCTDKPGALQLRVDTRPDHVAYLNDLNARGILKIAGPFLGADGKPTGSLVIVKADTLEEARALAEADPYAKAGLFANVEIKAYNWVFNNPEA
- a CDS encoding NAD(P)H-dependent glycerol-3-phosphate dehydrogenase → MSGKSKSAQKIVVVGAGAFGTALSAVAAAKDKANVTLLARREEAAAQCRRTGRNDAVLPGIPLPPRLVYSSQTAALEDADVVLFAMPSQAHRDAARSYGAAIGARAIVVTCAKGMEQSTGRLLTDVLEEELPGRRVGVLSGPGFAADIARGLPTAMVIAAPDTAIATELAEALSGRTFRLYPSADRTGVQLGGALKNVLAIACGIVEGAGLGDSARAALISRGLAEMSRFIVARGGEADTVRGLSGLGDLVLTATSHQSRNLRFGIALGKDGRAAAGSELVEGAFAASVAARVAGGLGIEMPVTEAVAAIVDGKLDVRSALEQLMSRPITHE